The Streptomyces laurentii region AGGCCCTTCTCGTACTCGTTGGAGAAGAGGTAGGCGGCACCGTCCATCAGGGTGCGGATCTCGGTGCCGTCCATGCGCGCGATCTGCTGCGAGAAGTCGGCGGCGAACGGGATGCCGCGGGTCCGGCACTCCTCCGTGTGGCGCAGCATCGCCTCGGGGTCGTCGGCGCCGATGAGGACCAGGTCGAGGCCGCCCACGCGGTCGGCGACGGCCTTGAGCTCGATCAGCCGGGCCTCGCTCATGGCGCCGGTGTAGAAGGAGCCGATCTGGTTGTGGTCCTGGTCGGTGGTGCACACGAAGCGGGCGGTGTGCAGGACCTCGGAGATGCGGACGGAGCCGGTGTCCACGCCGTGCCGGTCGAGCCAGGCGCGGTACTCGTCGAAGTCGAAGCCGGCCGCGCCCACGAGGACCGGGCCGCCGCCGAGCTGCCCCATGCCGAAGCAGATGTTCGCGGCGACACCGCCCCGCCGGACGTCGAGGTTGTCGACCAGGAACGAGAGCGAGACCGTGTGAAGCTGGTCCGCCACGAGCTGGTCGGCGAACCGGCCCGGGAAGGTCATGAGGTGGTCGGTGGCGATGGAGCCGGTGACTGCGATACGCACGGCTGGGCGCTCCAGTGGGGGACGACGGTGATGACACTTCACGCTACCGGCTGTGGAGGGCGTTGCCGAACAGTGGAAACTACCCCAGAGTAGGTCTTTTCCCCGGCACGTGGACGTGCGTACGGTGCGGCCATGACCCAGTACCCCGCTCCTCGTGAGCCCCGCGAGCCCCGTGAGTCCGACTTCAGCCTCGCCGAGCTGCGCGGCGACGGCGCGCGGATGGCCCCGCACTGGGCGCCCGCCTCGGCGCCCGCGACCGCCCCGGTCTCCCCCGCGCTGATCCACGGCGTGACGGTGCCGGCCGCGTCGGCCCGGCTGATCGCGGCCACGCGGGAGTACGGCGTCTGACCCGGCCGCCGCGAGCGGAACCGTTCGCCCGCCCCGTCCGTCCCAGGGACGTCCTCGGGAAGGGAGAGTCGTGGTGAGCAGGACGGAAATGCGGCCGAACAGGCGCGGTGCGCTGCTCGTCGCCTCGGTGGCGGCGGGGGTGCTCCTCGTGGGCGGCGGGGGCGTGTACTACGCCGCCACGGCCTCCGGCGACGGCGGCGGCAGCAGCAGCAGTGCGAGCGATACGAGCAGCAGCGGTACGGCGGCGCCGGGGGCGCCGCAGGAGGGCGGCGGTCCCGGTATCGCCCCGGGCGAACCCGCCCCGGGCGGTGCCGGCGGCACCGTCTACCGGGCCGAGGGCTCCCTCCCCCAGGGGCCTTCGACGGCCGCCGTCCACCGGCCGGAGGGCCGGGTCTCCTCGGCGGAGGCGACCCGGCTCGCCCGGGCCCTGGGCCTCGGCGGCACGCCCCGGCTGGCGAGCGGGGTGTGGCTGGTCGGCCCGGACAGGGACGGCTCGGGGCCGCGGCTCAGCGTCGCGGAGAAGGCGCCGGGCAGCTGGACCTTCCACCGGTACGAGGGGGTGGCGGGCGGCGACAACTGCCTGAAGGGCAAGGCGTGTCCGCCGGCCGGCGACGCGCTGCCTCCGGCGGGCGGCGCCGCGGTGGGAGAGGCGGCGGCCCGGGCGGCCGTGGCACCGGTACTGAAGGCGGCCGGCCAGGACGCCCCGAAGCCGGCCGAGCGGCAGACCGCGAACGGCCCGGTGCGGACCGTCACGGTCGATCCGGTGGTGGGCGGGCTGCCGACGTACGGCTGGTCGACCACGCTCCAGGTGGGCCCGGACGGCACCCTGCTGAACGGCAGCGGGCGGCTGAAGGAGCCGGCGAAGGCCGAGAGCCTGCCGGTGCTGAGCGCGCAGGGGGCGCTGGACGAGCTGAACGGGATCACCCGGGGCACCTCGGGTTCCGGTACGGGCGGGCTCGCCGCCACGCCCGCGGCCCCCTCTCCCCGGGTGGCCCGGGTGACGGGCGCGATCCTCGGGCTGGCGCCGCGTGACGACGGCGGCGCGGAGACCTTGTCCCCGGCCTGGCTGTTCGAGGTGCGGGACACCCCCGGGGCGACCCCGCACACGCTGGTGCGTCCGGCGGTGGACGACCGGCGCACGGCGGCCGGTTCCGTACCGCCCGCGTCGGCCGCGTCGTCGGCGCCTCCGGCCTCTCCCGCCTCTCCCGCGGCGGACGCCACGCCCGGCCGGCAGTTCTCCGCGTACCGGACCGACTCGACGGGCCGGCGGCTCTCGGTGACCTTCTGGGGCGGGGTGTGCGGTACGTACACGGCCTCGGCGGACGAGGAGACGCCCGGGCGGGTGACCGTGACACTCACGGAGCAGGCACAGGAGCCCGGCCAGGTGTGCGTGTTGTCGGCGGTGGAGACCACGAGGACGGTCACCCTGCACCAGCCGCTGGGCGACCGGACGGTGGTGGACGGGGCGAGCGGCGAGACGGTGCCGCGCGGCTGACCCTCGGCCACCCGCGCGTACACGAAAGGGCGGCACCCCGGAGAACCGGAGTGCCGCCCTTCTCGTACGCGCTGTGCGCTACGCCGCTACGGCTTAGCTGAAGCTGTCGCCGCAGGCGCAGGAACCCGTGGCGTTCGGGTTGTCGATCGTGAAGCCCTGCTTCTCGATGGTGTCGACGAAGTCGATCGAGGCGCCGCCCAGGTACGGGGCGCTCATGCGGTCGGTGACGACCTTGACGCCGTCGAAGTCCTTGACGACGTCGCCGTCGAGCGAACGCTCGTCGAAGAACAGCTGGTAGCGCAGGCCGGAGCAGCCACCGGGCTGAACGGCGACGCGCAGGGCCAGGTCGTCACGGCCTTCCTGGTCGAGGAGGGCCTTGACCTTGGCCGCGGCGGCGTCGGACAGGAGGATGCCGTCGCTGACCGTGGTCTTCTCGTCCGATACGGACATCTGCTTAGCTCCCGGGTTGGTACGGAGACTGCTTGCCGACGGTGCAACCGACGGGGCCGCGGATTCATTCCGGGCCGAGGCGTGTCTTTCCCTTTCATGCTCGCACACCGCGCCCGGAGGCGGTCCGGGCTTACACGGACGGCGGAGCGGAGGACGGAGCGGAGGACGAACGGCGTGCGCGACCGCGCGCACGAGGACCGCCGGACCGAGGGGCGAATACGTCACATCGACACGATGGCCATCGTCAAAGTGACGCGAACCGGATATGATAGATAGCGTCATTTAGACGAAAAGTGTGACAGGCAACCTGTAGAAAGGGTGCGTGACGTGACCACCGCCCAGCCCCTGGACGTCCAGCCGACGCCGCTCGCCCTGCTCCTGCTCGGTCGTGAGGCCGATCCGAAGAGCGAGCGCGGCGTGGAGTGTCCCGGCGACCTGCCCGCGCCCTCCGATCCGGATCTGGTGGAGCGCGCCCGCGCGGCCAAGGAGAAGCTCGGAGACAAGGTCTTCGTTCTCGGCCACCACTACCAGCGCGACGAGGTCATCCAGTTCGCCGATGTCACCGGCGACTCCTTCAAGCTCGCGCGGGACGCCGCGGCCCGCCCGGAGGCCGAGTACATCGTCTTCTGCGGTGTGCACTTCATGGCCGAGTCGGCGGACATCCTGACCGGCGACGACCAGAAGGTCGTGCTGCCGGACCTGGCGGCCGGCTGCTCGATGGCCGACATGGCCACCGCCGAGCAGGTCGCCGAGTGCTGGGACGTGCTGACCGAGGCGGGTGTCGCCGACACGGTCGTGCCCGTCTCGTACATGAACTCCTCCGCCGACATCAAGGCCTTCACCGGCCGGCACGGCGGCACCATCTGTACCTCGTCGAACGCGAAGAAGGCCCTGGACTGGGCCTTCGAGCAGGGCGAGAAGGTGCTGTTCCTGCCGGACCAGCACCTGGGCCGCAACACCGCCGTGCGCGACCTGGGCATGTCCCTGGACGACTGCGTGGTCTACAACCCGCACAAGCCGAACGGCGGGCTGACCGCCGAGGAGCTGCGCGCCGCGAAGATGATCCTGTGGCGCGGCCACTGCTCGGTGCACGGCCGCTTCAGCCTGGACTCGGTGAACGACGTCCGCGAGCGGATACCGGGCGTCAACGTGCTGGTGCACCCCGAGTGCAAGCACGAGGTCGTCGCCGCGGCCGACTACGTGGGCTCGACGGAGTACATCATCAAGGCCCTGGAGGCGGCCCCGGCCGGCTCGAAGTGGGCCATCGGCACCGAGCTGAACCTGGTCCGGCGCCTGGCGAATCGATTCGCCCCCGAGGGCAAGGAGATCGTCTTCCTCGACAAGACGGTCTGCTTCTGCTCGACCATGAACCGCATCGACCTGCCCCACCTGGTGTGGACGCTGGAGTCGCTGGCCGAGGGCAACCTGGTCAACCGGATCCAGGTCGACCAGGAGACCGAGCACTTCGCCAAGCTCGCCCTGGAGCGGATGCTGGCGCTGCCGTAACGGTTCGCCCGATCCGGTCCCACCCGGATACGCCAGGAGCGCCCCGCGTGATCGCGGGGCGCTCCTTCGTTCGCGTACGGGCGGATCCGTACAGGGCTACGGGCCCGCGGATCAGACCGCGGCCGGCTCCTTGGCCTGCGGCGGCACCGGAGTGCCGTCACCGCCGTCGCCGCCCGCCTTCTTCGCCCGCTTGTCGGCCTTCTTCTTCGCGCGGCGCTCCTTGCGGAGCTCCACCATCGCGTAGAGCGTCGGCACGAGCAGCAGCGTGAGCAGCGTCGACGTCACCAGACCGCCGATCACGACCACGGCCAGCGGCTGGGCGATGAAGCCGCCCTCGCCGGTGATGCCGAGCGCCATCGGGATCAGCGCGAAGATCGTCGCGAGGGCCGTCATGAGGATCGGGCGCAGCCGGTGCCGGCCACCCTCGATCACGGCCTCGATGACGCCCATGCCCTGGGCCCGGTACTGGTTGATCAGGTCGATCAGGACGATCGCGTTGGTGACCACGATGCCGATCAGCATCAGCATGCCGATCATCGCCGGGACGCCCATCGCGGTGCCGGTGATCACCAGGAGGCCGATCGCGCCGGTCGCCGCGAACGGGATGGAGACCAGCAGGATCAGCGGCTGGATCAGCGACCGGAACGTCGCGACGAGCAGCATGAAGACGATCGCCACGGCCGCGAGCATCGCGAGGAGCATCTTGACCATCGCGTCGGACTGGTCCTCGGAGACACCGCCGATGGAGACGGTGGCGCCCTCGGGCAGGTCCAGCGCGTCGAGCTTCTTCTGCAGGTCGAGGCTGATCGCGCCGGTGTCGTCCGTGGTCGGCTTGGCGGTCACGGTCGCGGTGCGGGCGCCGTCGATCCGGGCCAGCGAGACCGGGCCGGGCACCAGCTTCACGTCCGCGATGTCGCCCAGCTTCACCGGGCCGAGCGGCAGCGCCTTCAGCTCGGCCAGGGTGGTGGCCGGGTGCGCCGAGGTGATCAGGACGTCCCGCTCGGTGTCGTCGAGAACGGCCTTGGCGGCCGGGGTGCCGTGCACCGCCTGGGCGACGATCATGCCGAGGCTGGTGTTGTCGAAGCCGGCGTCGGCGGCCTTGGCGGTGGCCTTCACCGAGACCCGCGGCACCGAGGTGGACAGGTCGCTGCGTACGTCGGTGACGTTCTTCAGGGTCCCGACCGCCTCCTTGACCTGCTCGGACGCCTTCTTGAGCAGCGCCGGGTCGGAGGCCTTGACGACGACGCTCAGGTCCTGGCTGCCGAAGCCGCCGCCCGCGGAGACGGTGGTCTCGCCGATGCCGTCGAGCGTGGCGAGCTCCTTGTGCAGGTCGTCGGCGATCTTCTCGGACGAGGCGGAGTCCTCCAGGGTCAGCTGGTACGACGCCTGGTTGGAGCCGGTGCCGCCGCCGAAGGCCGCCATGAAGCCGGAGGAACCGACGGTGACCTGGTAGTCCTTGACGCCCTTGGCGCCGGCGAGGACCTTCTCGACCTTCTTCGCGGCCTCGTCGGAGGCGGCGAGGCTGGTGCCCGGCGCGAGCTTCTGCTTGATGGACAGGACGTCCTGCTCGCCCTGGTCGAAGAAGTTGGTCTTCAGCAGACCGCCCATGCCGAAGGTGACGACGAGGACCACCAGGGCGATGCCGAGGCTGGTGAGCCGGCGCCGGGTGGCGAAGCCCAGCACCCGCACGTACGCGCGCTGCAGACGGCTCTTGGCCTCCTTCTCCTCGGCCTCGCGGCGGGCCCGCTCCGGGTCGTCCGAGGTGCCCTTGGGGGCGCGCAGGAACCAGAACGAGAGGACCGGCACGACCGTCAGCGACACCAGCAGCGAGGCGAGCAGCGCGACGGTGACGGTGAGGCTGAACGAGCCGAACAGCTCGCCGATCATGCCGCCGACCAGGCCGATCGGCAGGAAGACGGCGACGGTGGTGAGGGTCGAGGAGGTGACCGCGCCGGCGACCTCCTTGACCGCGGTGATGATCGCGGTCTGCCGCTCCTCGCCGTAGCCGAGGTGCCGCTTGATGTTCTCCAGGACCACGATCGAGTCGTCGACGACGCGGCCGATGGCGATGGTCAGGGCGCCCAGCGTGAGCATGTTGAGCGACAGGTCACGGGTCCACAGCACGATCAGGGCGAGGACGACCGACAGCGGGATGGAGACCGCGGTGACCAGGGTGGAGCGCAGCGAGGCGAGGAAGACCAGGATGACGAGGACGGCCATGACCAGGCCGAGCGCGCCCTCGGTGGTGAGGCCGGAGATCGACTTGGCGACGGCCGGGCCCTGGTCGGAGACGACCGTCAGCTCGGTGCCCTTGCCGAGGTCGCGGCGCAGGTCGGGGAGCTTGTCCTGGACGGCGTCGGAGATGGCGACGGCGCTGCCGTCCTTGTCCATGGTGGCCATGACGGCGAGGCTGGGCCGGCCGTTGGTACGGGTCAGGGAGACCCGGCTCGACTCCTCCTGCTTCACGGTGGCGACGTCGCCGAGGCGGACCGCCTTGCCCTTCTCGGGCTTGATCCGCAGGTCCTCGATCTGCCGCAGCGAGGTGTAGCCGCCGCCGACCTGGACGGTCCGGCTCTTGCCGTCCTCGGCGAAGGCGCCGGCGGGCATGGTGCCGCCGCCGTTGCGCAGCGCCTCGGCGAGCTTCACCGGCGTCAGGCCGGCGCCCGCGAGCTTGCGGTCGTCGGGCGTGACGGAGACCTGGAGGTCCTGGACGCCGTCGACGCTGACCTGGGCGACGCCGTCGATGTCCTCCAGGGCGGGGACGACGGTCTTCTCCAGCTGGTCGGCCAGCGCCTGCTGGTCCTTGTCGGAGGTGACCGCGAGCACGACCGTCGGGATGTCGTCGGTGGAACCGGCGATCACCTGCGGGTCGACCGTGTCCGGCAGCGTGTTCCGGGCCCGGTTGACGGCCTGCTGGACATCGGCGACGAGCTGCTGGGTCCCCACGTTCCCGTAGTCGAAGCCCGCCATGATGACGGCGCTGCCCTCGGAGGCGGTGGAGGTGACGCTGGAAATGCCCTCGACGGCCTTGAGGCTGTTCTCCAGCGGCTCGACGACCTGCTTCTCGACCACGTCCGGCGACGCGCCCTGGTAGGGGGCGATGATCGAGACCATCGGAAGCTCGATGGACGGGAGCAGCTGTTGCTTCAGCTGCGGGATCGCGATCGCTCCGAAGAGCAAGGCGATCAGGGACATCAGCCCTATCAGGGCCCGTTGCGCGAGGCTGAATCTGGACAGCCAGGACATGGGGACTCTCTTCTGGTGGCGTACTCGGCGTGCGGATCACCCGTCCGGGCCGCGGCGGGCCGACGAGTGCGCATCTATACCATCAGCCCTTCATACCGGTGGTTTCCTCGGCCCCCGGTCCCGGATTCGCCCGCCGCGTGTACCGCGTCTGGAGTACGCCCGGTCCGCGCCCTACTCCCTCCTCGGGCGGACGAGGCCCGACTCGTACGCGGTGACGACCAGTTGCGCCCGGTCGCGGGCGCCCAGTTTGCCCATGGTCCGGTTCACGTGCGTCTTCACGGTGAGCGGGCTGACGTCGAGCAGCCCGGCGATCTCGTCGTTGGAGCGGCCGCCCGCCACCAGGACCAGCACCTCCCGCTCGCGCGCGGTCAGCGCCCCGAGGCGTTCGGCGTAGCCGGGGCGCTCGCCGTCCGCCGGGTCGGCGCCGCCGCCCTGGGCGAGGAAACGGGTGATCAGGCCCTTGGTGGCGGCCGGGGAGAGGAGCGCCTCGCCGGCGTGCGCGATCCGGATGGCGTCGAGCAGCTCCTCCGGTTCGGCGCCCTTGCCGAGGAAGCCCGAGGCGCCGGCGCGCAGCGAGCGCACCACGTACTCGTCGACCTCGAAGGTGGTCAGCATGACGATCCGTACGGCACACAGCTCGGGGTCGTCGGTGATCAGACGGGTGGCGGTGAGACCGTCCGTACCCGGCATCCGGATGTCCATCAGCACGACGTCGGGGCGGATGGCGCGGGCCCGTGCCACGGCCTCGGCCCCGTCGGCGGCCTCGGCGACGACCTCCATGTCGGGCTCGGAGTCGACCAGGACGCGGAAGGCGCTGCGCAGCAGGGCCTGGTCGTCGGCGAGCAGCACCCGGATGGGACGCGCGGCCTCCGGTTCCGTGTCCGTCTCGCTTCCTGGCGGGATCTCGTGCCGGGTCTCGGTCATGCGCGTTCGTCCTCCCCCGTACGGCGGTCGCCGGACACGGGAAGTATCGCCTGCACCCGGAAGCCGCCCCCGTAGCGGGGGGCGGCGGTGAGCGCGCCGCCGAGGGCGGTCACCCGCTCCCGCATCCCGACCAGACCGTGCCCGCCGCCGTCCGCGACGGGGTCCACCGGGGCCGCCGAGGCCGCCGAGGCCGCCGAGGCCGCCGGATTCACCGGGTTCGCCGGGTCCGGCTGCGGGGCGGTGCCGTCGTCGAGGACGGTGATCTCGACCGTACGGCCGACCCTGAGCACGCTCACCTCGGCGCGGGCGCCCTGTCCGGCGTGCTTGCGGACGTTGGTCAGCGCCTCCTGGATGATCCGGTACGCGGCGAGGTCGACGGCCGACGGCAGCGGGGCGCCGCCGTCGGTGCGGGTGACGTCGACCGGCAGGCCGGCGTTGCGGAAGGTGGCCAGCAGGTCGTCGAGGACGGCGAGGCCGGACACCGGCTCGGTCGGCGCCTCCGGGTCGCCGGACTGGCGCAGCAGCCCGACCGTGGCGCGCAGCTCGTCGAGGGCCGAGCGGGAGGCGGCGCGGACGTGCGCGAGAGCCTCCTTGGCCTGGTCGGGACGCTTGTCCATGACGTGCGCGGCGACCCCGGCCTGCACGTTGACCAGCGCGATGTGGTGGGCGACCACGTCGTGCAGATCGCGGGCGATGCGCAGCCGCTCCTCGGCGACCCGGCGCCGGGCCTCCTCCTCGCGGGTGCGTTCGGCGCGCTCGGCCCGCTCCCGGATGGCGTCGACGAACGCCCGGCGGCTGCGGACCGCGTCGCCCGCCGCCGCGGCCATGCCGGTCCAGGCGAAGATGCCGAGGTTCTCCTGCGCGTACCAGGGGTTGGTGCCGAAGAACATCGCGCTCCCGGTCAGCGCGGTCATGGTGACCAGGCCGAGACGCCAGGTGGTGGGCCGGTCGGTGCGGGAGGCGACGGTGTACAGCGCGATGACGGCGCCCATGATGACCGGCGCCGGGCGGGTGTCGCCGATCAGGTCGACCAGCGAGACGGCGGTCGTGGCGCCCAGCACCTCGATGGGCCGGTTCCGCCGCAGCACCAGGGTGGCGGCCCCGGCCAGCATGAACACGATCCCGAACGTACTGGGCACCCGGTCACCGAAGGAGGCGCCGCCGTCGGGGCCGCCGTGCGGGTCGGTGAAGGACGCGGCGAGCATGCAGCAGAAGACGAGGACGGCGAGCCCCGTGTCGAAGGCGAGCGGATGCGCCCGCAGCCGCTGCCGGACCCGGGGGAACAAGGCGCCGTCGGTGCTCATCCGGCCACCGTACGGGTTCCGGCGGGAGCCTCGGGACCGTCCGTCGGATCGCGGGCCGGAGCCGTGACCGGGAGGACCGGGCCCGGAACGCACGCGTGCCCCGGCTCCGGGGCGGAGCGGGGCACGCGTGCGTGGAGTGGGGCGCGCGGGATCGCGTACGGGCACGGGCGGCGTCCGCCGGAGCCCCGGGTGACGGGGCGGCCGGGCGGACGGTCCGGGGTCAGCCCGGGATGAGCCCGCCGTCGGAGAGCATGGCGCGGACCTCGTCGAGGCTCGCGTCCGGTGACGGCAGGATCAGCTCGGAGGGCTCCAGGGCATCGTCCGGGAGCGGCTCGCCGAGCCTGCGGACCGCGTCGAGGAGGGCGCCGAGGGTCCGGCGGAAGCCAGGCTCGTCACCTGCCTCGGTCTCGGCCAGAAGCTCGTCGTCGAGCGCGTTGAGCTCGGCGAAATGACTGTCGGCCAGCTTCCACTGGCCCTCCCCCATGATCCGTACGATCACGACGACGTCCTACTTCTCGTAGCGCGGGTGGGACTGGTTCTGCGACGGGTTCTGCTGGTTCTGGCCGGTGGTGCCGGAACCGCCTTCGATGGCCTGCTGCTGCGCCGACGGACCGCCGGCCAGCTCGGCCTTCATCCGCTGGAGCTCCAGCTCCACGTCGTTGCCGCCGGACAGCCGGTCCAGCTCCGCCTGGAGGTCGTCCTTGGCGAGCCCCGACTGGTCGTCGAGCGCGCCGGAGGCGAGCAGCTCGTCGATCGCGCCGGCCCGCGCCTGGAGCTGCGCGGTCTTGTCCTCGGCCCGCTGGATCGCCAGGCCGACATCGCTCATCTCCTCCGAGATGCCGGAGAACGACTCGGCGATCCGGGTCTGCGCCTGGGCCGCCGTGTACGTGGCCTTGATCGTCTCCTTCTTCGTACGGAAGGCGTCGACCTTGGCCTGGAGGCGCTGCGCCGCGAGCGTCAGCTTCTCCTCCTCGCCCTGGAGGGTCTGGTGCTGCACCTCCAGGTCGCTGACCTGCTGCTGCAGGGCGGACCTGCGGGACAGCGCCTCGCGGGCCAGGTCCTCGCGGCCGAGCGCCAGCGCCTTGCGGCCCTGGTCCTCCAGCTTGGCGGACTGGCCCTGGAGCTGGTTCAGCTGCAGCTCCAGGCGCTTACGGGACGTCGCCACGTCGGCGACACCCCGGCGCACCTTCTGCAGCAGCTCCAGCTGCTTCTGATAGGAGTAATCGAGGGTCTCGCGCGGATCCTCGGCCCGGTCGAGGGCCTTGTTTGCCTTCGCGCGGAAGATCATCCCCATACGCTTCATGACACCGCTCATGGGCTTCGCGCGCCCCCTTCTGACGGACTGGGCTCCAGCACTCCAACATGAACCACACTACGGTTCATGTCTCCATTACCGCACTGTTCGGGACCCGATGTGCTCCTCCCCAAGGACGAGTGCGCGCCGTGCGGCCTCCCGCCCAGGGAGTAGTGGATCCCTGTTCTCAAGGGCAGGGACGCCGTCCGTTAGCGGATCGTTCCCGCCCGCGCTGGGTCGTACACCCCGCACCACGTACCCTTGGCGTTGTGTTCCGTAGCCGTTCGAAGGATGAGAAGGCCTCCGCCCAGCAGGTGACGGCGGACCTCTCCAAGAATCCCCGTGACCCCGAGGCCCCCAAGGGCCGCCCGACTCCCAAGCGGAGCGAGGCGCAGACCCAGCGGCGCCGCGCGCAGTCCGCGCCGATGGACCGCAAGGAGGCCGCCAAGCGCCAGCGCGAGGCCCGCCGCGCGGACCTCGTCCGTCAGCGCGAGGCGCTGAACAGCGGCGACGAGCGCTTCCTGCCGGCCCGTGACAAGGGTCCGGTGCGGCGCTTCGCCCGTGACTTCGTCGACTCGCGGTTCGCGGTCGCCGAGTTCTTCCTGCCGGTGGCCGTGGTCATCCTGGTGCTGTCGCTCTTCGGCAACCGCGTCCCGCGGCTCCAGGACATCGCGCTGCTCCTGTGGGGCGTGCTGATCGTGCTGATCGTGCTCGACTCGATCGGCACCTGGATCCGTCTGCGCAAGCAGCTGAACACGCGCTTCCCGAACGAGCCGAAGCGCGGCGCGATCCCGTACGCGCTGATGCGTTCGCTCCAGATGCGCCGACTGCGACTGCCGAAGCCGCAGGTCAAGCGCGGAGAGCGACCCTGAGCGCGGAGCTCACGGGGCCGGGTGAGGTGCTGCCCGTCGTCGGTCACGGACCTGCCGTGCCCGGCGGGCTGCGCGTCACCGTCCGCCAGGAGCTGGTGGCGCGGCAGCTCGACGAGCAGATAGCCGCCCGCTATCCCGTGGGGCAGCGGCTGCGGATCCTCGACGCGGGCATGGGCCAGGGCTCCCGGGCCCTGCGGCTCGCCCGGGCCGGGCACACCGTGACCGGCCTGGAGCCCGATCCCGCGCTGCTGCAGGCCGCCCGCGAGTCGCTGGCGACCGAACCGGCCGGCATCCGCGAGCGGGTCCGGCTGATCCACGGCGACGGCCGCGAGACCGGGGTCCACTTCCTGCCCGGCAGTTTCGACGTCGTGCTGTGCCACGGCGTGCTGATGTACGACGACGAGCCCGACGCCCTGCTCGCCGGCCTGGCCCGGATGCTGGCCCCCGGCGGGCTGCTCTCCCTGGTGGTGCGGAACGCGGAGGCGCTGGCCATGGGGCCGGGCCTCGCCGGGGAGTGGGCCGGGGCGCTCGCCGCCTTCGACTCGGACGAGTACACCGACCACGCCGGGGTCAAGGGACGGGCCGACCGGCTCGACACCCTCACCGCGACCCTGGCCGGGATCGCGGCCCCGCTGCACGCCTGGTACGGGGTACGGGTCTTCACCGACGGCCTCCCGGGCGATCTGGGCCTGCCGGCGGCGGACGAGCTGGAGCGGCTGCTCGCCGCCGAGGACCGGGCCGGCCGGATCGACCCGTACCGCCGGGTCGCGGGACTGCTGCACCTCTGCGGCGTCCGGGGCTGACCCGCCCCTTCCCCGCACCGTCCTCGCTTCGGCGGTGAGTGGCGCCCCGCCGGAACACGCACCCGATCGGGCGACTCCGCCGAGGCACGGCGGCACGGCGGCGACCAGACTCGGGGCATGAGACGTCTCCCGCGCTCCCTCGTCGCCGTGGCCGGTGCCGTCGCTCTGACCGGTGGCTGTACGGGCGGCCTCGTCCCCCGCGCCGCGCACTCCTCCCCGGCCGTCCCGCCCCGGGCGTCCTCGCCGCTGGCCGCCTCGCCGCTCGTCTCGAACCAGCTCCAGGACGACTACCAGCGGGTGATCCGGAACGTCCTGCCGTCCGTCGTCCAGATCGAGGCCTCGCAGAGCCTGGGCTCCGGGGTCGTCTACGACGTGCAGGGGCATGTCGTCACGAACGCGCACGTCATCGGCCAGGACAAGACGTTCAAGGTGTCGGCGGCGACGGGCGGCGAGACGGTGACGGCGCGGCTGGTCTCGTCGTATCCGGAGCAGGATCTCGCGGTGATCAGGCTGGACACCGTGCCGCCGGGGGTGCGGGCGGCGACGTTCGGCGACTCGTCGAAGGTCGACATGGGCC contains the following coding sequences:
- a CDS encoding luxR family two component transcriptional regulator (C-terminal DNA-binding domain of LuxR-like proteins. This domain contains a helix-turn-helix motif and binds DNA. Proteins belonging to this group are response regulators; some act as transcriptional activators, others as transcriptional repressors. Many...; cd06170;~DNA binding residues [nucleotide binding];~KEGG: sma:SAV_6039 two-component system response regulator; PFAM: Signal transduction response regulator, receiver region; Transcription regulator LuxR, C-terminal; SMART: Signal transduction response regulator, receiver region; Transcription regulator LuxR, C-terminal;~LuxR family two component transcriptional regulator [Streptomyces violaceusniger Tu4113];~Response regulator containing a CheY-like receiver domain and an HTH DNA-binding domain [Signal transduction mechanisms / Transcription]; COG2197;~Signal receiver domain; originally thought to be unique to bacteria (CheY, OmpR, NtrC, and PhoB), now recently identified in eukaroytes ETR1 Arabidopsis thaliana; this domain receives the signal from the sensor partner in a two-component systems; cd00156;~dimerization interface [polypeptide binding];~identified by MetaGeneAnnotator; putative;~intermolecular recognition site;~phosphorylation site [posttranslational modification]), which gives rise to MTETRHEIPPGSETDTEPEAARPIRVLLADDQALLRSAFRVLVDSEPDMEVVAEAADGAEAVARARAIRPDVVLMDIRMPGTDGLTATRLITDDPELCAVRIVMLTTFEVDEYVVRSLRAGASGFLGKGAEPEELLDAIRIAHAGEALLSPAATKGLITRFLAQGGGADPADGERPGYAERLGALTAREREVLVLVAGGRSNDEIAGLLDVSPLTVKTHVNRTMGKLGARDRAQLVVTAYESGLVRPRRE
- a CDS encoding two-component system sensor kinase (ATP binding site [chemical binding];~G-X-G motif;~Histidine kinase-, DNA gyrase B-, and HSP90-like ATPase; pfam02518;~Histidine kinase; pfam07730;~Mg2+ binding site [ion binding];~Signal transduction histidine kinase [Signal transduction mechanisms];~identified by MetaGeneAnnotator; putative;~two-component system sensor kinase [Streptomyces venezuelae ATCC10712]), with the protein product MSTDGALFPRVRQRLRAHPLAFDTGLAVLVFCCMLAASFTDPHGGPDGGASFGDRVPSTFGIVFMLAGAATLVLRRNRPIEVLGATTAVSLVDLIGDTRPAPVIMGAVIALYTVASRTDRPTTWRLGLVTMTALTGSAMFFGTNPWYAQENLGIFAWTGMAAAAGDAVRSRRAFVDAIRERAERAERTREEEARRRVAEERLRIARDLHDVVAHHIALVNVQAGVAAHVMDKRPDQAKEALAHVRAASRSALDELRATVGLLRQSGDPEAPTEPVSGLAVLDDLLATFRNAGLPVDVTRTDGGAPLPSAVDLAAYRIIQEALTNVRKHAGQGARAEVSVLRVGRTVEITVLDDGTAPQPDPANPVNPAASAASAASAAPVDPVADGGGHGLVGMRERVTALGGALTAAPRYGGGFRVQAILPVSGDRRTGEDERA
- a CDS encoding hypothetical protein (Hypothetical protein XNR_4713 [Streptomyces albus J1074];~identified by MetaGeneAnnotator; putative), whose product is MIVRIMGEGQWKLADSHFAELNALDDELLAETEAGDEPGFRRTLGALLDAVRRLGEPLPDDALEPSELILPSPDASLDEVRAMLSDGGLIPG